One window of the Natronomonas marina genome contains the following:
- a CDS encoding DUF7260 family protein, with protein MDATDGEAFGIERRLERAATALRRERRRTADEFEALRTFEERVREIETETTVSQGGAVARVGVAAGPTDGLDSVREAYEETVMSAPHYDEEYGDSYVESLGAEFSPDLAAALTDGTRFNARCKRALLSAAGAARSARESLLGTLSGEAESLEAAAEALSPVAEEVADLSARSLSEAPFGTLDAYRARLTVLEENCEAVAEERQATLFEQRRTAGLPTDAPDVPQYVYQELPFDYPVMSAVADLTAAVGRVRDDVESAMARC; from the coding sequence ATGGACGCGACCGATGGGGAGGCGTTCGGCATCGAGAGGCGCCTGGAGCGGGCCGCGACGGCGTTGCGGCGCGAACGGCGGCGGACGGCCGACGAGTTCGAGGCACTCCGCACCTTCGAGGAGCGAGTCCGGGAAATAGAGACCGAGACCACCGTCTCGCAGGGCGGAGCGGTCGCCCGGGTCGGCGTCGCTGCCGGCCCGACGGACGGTCTCGATTCGGTCCGGGAGGCCTACGAGGAGACGGTGATGAGCGCGCCGCACTACGACGAGGAGTACGGCGACAGCTACGTCGAGAGCCTCGGGGCGGAGTTCTCGCCGGACCTGGCGGCCGCACTCACCGACGGCACGCGGTTCAACGCGCGCTGCAAGCGGGCGCTGTTGTCGGCGGCCGGCGCCGCCCGCTCGGCCCGGGAGTCGCTGCTGGGGACGCTGTCGGGGGAGGCCGAGTCGCTGGAAGCGGCCGCCGAGGCGCTGTCGCCCGTCGCCGAGGAGGTGGCCGACCTGTCGGCGCGGTCGCTGTCGGAGGCGCCGTTCGGGACGCTCGACGCCTACCGGGCCCGGCTAACCGTCCTCGAGGAGAACTGCGAGGCCGTCGCCGAGGAGCGACAGGCGACGCTGTTCGAGCAGCGCCGCACGGCCGGGTTGCCGACCGACGCGCCCGACGTCCCACAGTACGTCTACCAGGAGCTACCCTTCGACTACCCGGTCATGTCGGCCGTCGCGGACCTCACGGCGGCCGTCGGCCGCGTCCGGGACGACGTCGAGAGTGCGATGGCTCGCTGTTGA
- a CDS encoding dCTP deaminase, whose protein sequence is MDIAPFIDDLVHEPTQTEGRGVDLTAAGVHRVAAPGRVDFGGGELEAADLEAVETEPRNPDDDYEWWHLDAGRYLLSYNESLSAPEDVSLLVQTREAVRARGAFHPTLHVDSLSAVPLAVGGAGLRLKENARVSTLLVG, encoded by the coding sequence ATGGACATCGCTCCCTTCATCGACGACCTCGTTCACGAACCGACCCAGACCGAGGGCCGCGGCGTCGACCTGACCGCCGCCGGGGTCCACCGCGTCGCCGCGCCCGGCCGCGTCGACTTCGGCGGCGGCGAACTCGAAGCGGCCGACCTCGAGGCGGTCGAGACCGAACCGCGGAACCCCGACGACGACTACGAGTGGTGGCACCTCGACGCCGGCCGGTACCTGCTGTCGTACAACGAATCCCTGTCGGCGCCCGAGGACGTCTCGCTCCTGGTCCAGACCCGCGAGGCGGTGCGGGCCCGCGGCGCCTTCCACCCGACGCTGCACGTCGACTCGCTTTCCGCCGTGCCGCTGGCCGTCGGCGGCGCCGGCCTCCGCCTCAAGGAGAACGCTCGCGTCTCGACGCTGCTCGTCGGGTGA
- a CDS encoding NADH:flavin oxidoreductase: MVTLSDSVSVGGLELSNRLYRAPLLECAGNGPAAVDRLIAELEPAAASGAGLVCQGATVVRGEGGCAAPGMTRVDDPTFVARLSDLVDRVHAHGSRIVMQLEHGGLRSMETWHAGYRDEHPDLEQLAVSRPPWQLRALDRLGLLSLSTRVLSTAEVRELAADFGRAAARAVDAGYDGIHIAGANMGIVQQFLSPFYNRRDDEFGGSLDSRVRFPELVHDEIRARAGDVPLLTKVPAETAAPRVVRRHLDADDAVRICERLADVGFDALVPVHTSTFWDASIVRGAFPERAWNDERFRSGYAEAFGSRRRARAVAFLNRLQARRFPAASGWNADLCRRVRAAVDVPVLLEGGLRERDRIDALLGEACDLAGMARPFYAEPRLPARLLADGEAAAVCESCNNCTVPQVTGAEGVCRTPAVLRRRGELQRQGAYDREV, from the coding sequence ATGGTCACGCTCTCCGATTCGGTGTCGGTCGGCGGGCTGGAGCTCTCCAACCGGCTCTACCGGGCGCCGTTGCTCGAGTGTGCCGGCAACGGGCCGGCGGCGGTCGACCGCCTGATAGCGGAACTGGAGCCGGCGGCCGCGTCGGGGGCGGGCCTCGTCTGTCAGGGTGCGACCGTCGTCCGCGGCGAGGGCGGCTGTGCCGCGCCGGGGATGACCCGCGTCGACGACCCGACCTTCGTCGCCCGGCTCTCCGACCTCGTCGACCGGGTACACGCCCACGGGAGCCGCATCGTCATGCAACTCGAACACGGCGGTCTGCGGAGCATGGAGACGTGGCACGCCGGCTACCGGGACGAGCACCCCGACCTGGAGCAACTGGCCGTCTCCCGGCCGCCGTGGCAACTGCGGGCGCTGGATCGGCTCGGCCTGCTGTCGCTGTCGACGCGCGTGCTCTCGACTGCGGAGGTGCGCGAACTGGCCGCGGACTTCGGCCGGGCGGCGGCGCGGGCCGTCGACGCCGGCTACGACGGAATCCACATCGCCGGCGCGAACATGGGCATCGTCCAGCAGTTCCTCTCGCCGTTCTACAACCGCCGCGACGACGAGTTCGGCGGCTCGCTCGATTCGCGCGTCCGCTTTCCCGAACTGGTCCACGACGAGATTCGAGCGCGGGCCGGCGACGTGCCGCTCCTGACGAAGGTGCCCGCAGAGACGGCCGCGCCGCGGGTCGTGCGTCGGCACCTCGACGCCGACGACGCCGTCCGCATCTGCGAACGGCTTGCCGACGTCGGGTTCGACGCCCTCGTGCCCGTCCACACGTCGACGTTCTGGGACGCGAGCATCGTCCGCGGGGCGTTCCCGGAGCGCGCCTGGAACGACGAGCGGTTCCGGTCGGGGTACGCCGAGGCGTTCGGCAGCCGGCGGCGTGCGCGGGCCGTCGCGTTTCTGAACCGATTGCAGGCCCGCCGATTCCCCGCGGCGTCGGGGTGGAACGCCGACCTCTGTCGCCGCGTGCGGGCGGCCGTCGACGTGCCCGTCCTGCTGGAGGGCGGTCTCCGGGAGCGCGACCGCATCGACGCGCTGCTGGGGGAGGCCTGCGACCTCGCGGGCATGGCGCGGCCGTTCTACGCCGAACCGCGGCTGCCGGCGCGGTTGCTGGCCGACGGGGAGGCCGCCGCCGTCTGTGAGAGCTGTAACAACTGCACCGTGCCGCAGGTGACGGGCGCCGAGGGCGTCTGCCGGACGCCCGCGGTGCTCCGGCGGCGCGGCGAGCTACAGCGGCAGGGCGCCTACGACCGGGAGGTCTGA
- a CDS encoding RNA-guided endonuclease InsQ/TnpB family protein, whose amino-acid sequence MEYSHRYHAFPTDEVAERLERHLDVHRQLYNHVRWDYENSPEDDKPSEYNQNNKLPEWKRKWPVFSELHSKAAQATVARFHRNLSNLRKKKEKGYNVGRLKRQAPTEYRSVTYNQSGFDLDEKRGRDRFAYVRFSKIGWVKIRYHRPIPDHATIKEVTFKKETTGEWFVSFGLETDDANLPENPDVDSLDASNSVGIDLGIQHYIHTSDGKTVDWLDLEDEYERLQREQRKLSRKEQGSTNYEKQRRDVAKVKRHIRRKVLDYQHKITTWLVREYDAVFVEDLDVKGMLEQSHNARNKQDAAWRQFITLLEYKADLYGCHVVQVESRGTTKECARFGVETAKPIWVREHSCPACGFKTDRDANAAMNVLQRGFSELGLGWPEDTPVETVTATDRTHFESVSASHVVETGSLGA is encoded by the coding sequence ATGGAGTACAGTCACCGCTACCACGCCTTCCCGACAGACGAGGTAGCGGAGCGACTGGAACGCCATCTCGACGTTCATCGCCAACTCTACAACCACGTCCGCTGGGACTACGAGAACAGTCCCGAGGACGACAAACCGTCCGAGTACAACCAGAACAACAAACTCCCCGAGTGGAAGCGCAAGTGGCCGGTGTTCAGTGAACTGCACTCGAAGGCCGCACAAGCCACCGTCGCTCGCTTCCATCGCAACCTCTCGAACCTTCGCAAGAAGAAAGAGAAGGGATACAACGTCGGTCGCCTCAAACGGCAAGCACCTACCGAATATCGAAGCGTGACGTACAACCAGTCCGGGTTCGACCTCGATGAAAAGAGGGGCCGCGACAGGTTTGCATACGTCCGTTTCAGCAAGATTGGCTGGGTCAAAATCCGTTACCACCGCCCGATTCCCGACCACGCCACCATCAAAGAAGTCACGTTCAAAAAGGAGACGACCGGCGAGTGGTTCGTCTCCTTCGGTCTGGAAACCGACGACGCCAACCTACCCGAGAACCCCGACGTGGACTCGCTGGACGCGAGTAACAGTGTCGGGATTGACCTCGGTATCCAGCACTACATCCACACCAGCGACGGTAAGACTGTAGACTGGCTCGACCTCGAAGACGAGTACGAACGCCTCCAACGCGAGCAACGCAAACTGTCTCGCAAGGAGCAAGGGTCAACCAACTACGAGAAGCAACGCCGAGACGTGGCGAAGGTGAAGCGACACATCCGTCGGAAGGTGCTGGACTACCAGCACAAGATTACGACGTGGCTCGTCCGCGAGTACGACGCCGTATTCGTCGAGGACTTGGACGTGAAGGGGATGCTCGAACAGTCGCACAACGCCCGTAACAAGCAGGATGCGGCGTGGCGACAGTTCATCACGCTCCTCGAATACAAGGCCGACCTGTACGGCTGTCACGTCGTGCAGGTCGAATCACGAGGCACCACGAAAGAGTGTGCCCGGTTTGGCGTGGAGACAGCGAAACCCATCTGGGTACGGGAACACTCTTGCCCGGCGTGTGGATTCAAAACGGATAGAGATGCGAACGCGGCGATGAACGTGTTGCAGAGAGGCTTTTCTGAACTAGGGCTGGGATGGCCCGAAGACACGCCCGTGGAGACTGTGACCGCTACGGACAGGACTCACTTCGAGTCCGTGTCTGCAAGTCACGTCGTGGAAACGGGAAGCCTCGGGGCTTGA
- a CDS encoding helix-turn-helix transcriptional regulator, whose translation MQPDSDVEDALGLVSKRCDVLALLDGERVPKRRIEAELECSRSTVNRAVAALSDAGLVNDAPGGCRTTVVGSLLLEQYEAYVRAASDVLEGREVLESLPPGADFDPSVLADAEVSTPGGSSPYEAYHAFEALLGAADDRVRVYVPAFTNPRGIELARDLAERVDLELVFDADLLGELRNDTPDAMTALFDLEGVTGYETTAGPDYTVAVVDAESETKGGVVVHTPEKELAGVIVTSDPDATRWLERRFSEIRADSERLDGLA comes from the coding sequence ATGCAGCCGGATTCGGACGTCGAGGACGCGCTCGGCCTCGTCTCGAAGCGGTGCGACGTGCTCGCATTGCTGGACGGCGAGCGGGTTCCGAAGCGGCGGATCGAGGCGGAACTGGAGTGCTCGCGGTCGACGGTCAACCGGGCCGTCGCGGCGCTGTCGGACGCGGGCCTGGTCAACGACGCACCCGGTGGCTGCCGGACGACCGTCGTCGGGTCGCTGCTGCTCGAGCAGTACGAGGCGTACGTCCGTGCGGCGTCGGACGTTCTGGAGGGCCGCGAGGTGCTCGAATCGCTCCCGCCGGGGGCGGACTTCGACCCGAGCGTTCTCGCGGACGCGGAGGTGAGCACGCCCGGTGGTTCGAGTCCGTACGAGGCCTACCACGCATTCGAGGCGCTGCTGGGAGCGGCCGACGACCGGGTCCGGGTGTACGTGCCGGCCTTCACGAACCCCCGTGGCATCGAACTGGCACGGGACCTCGCCGAACGGGTGGACCTCGAACTCGTGTTCGACGCCGACCTCCTGGGAGAACTGCGCAACGACACCCCCGATGCCATGACCGCGCTGTTCGACCTCGAAGGGGTCACGGGCTACGAGACGACGGCCGGTCCCGATTACACGGTCGCCGTCGTCGACGCCGAGTCCGAAACGAAGGGCGGGGTCGTGGTACACACCCCCGAGAAGGAACTGGCCGGGGTAATCGTGACGAGCGATCCGGACGCGACGCGGTGGCTGGAACGGCGGTTCTCGGAGATTCGGGCCGACAGCGAGCGCCTGGACGGCCTCGCCTGA
- a CDS encoding GAF domain-containing protein: MNGDASAVLFGDGDAAGLGGADGVRLRTVDDVEAGLEAVDEAPPDCVVCVAGVVEPFGLLGRVRERVPGLPFVVVTADHDPDLAVRASRSDRVEYLPRSHAENGELAERIRVLADETGVVRTHNRALVRLQEILADEEADFGESVDRLLALGCEYLGTDIAFLSAIDRDDERFDIEHAVGGHELIAPGATDSLSNTYCRRAIDGEGLLGVADTTVDEGWTGDPAYQRYELGCYIGGRIDVDGDLYGTLCFADEEPRDRTFAHREEAFVELLVEWVQEELERRAYESELGAAREDLRRMLGRIGEGFLSLDDEWRVTHLNERGEAFLGRSADELLGENLWEAFPEATDERFYEEYHRAMETQEPVTFEERHEPLDQWFEVRAYPASDGLSVFFRDVTEVKDRRRKLRRSRERYRTLAENLPNSAVLLVDENRRFQLARGGGLEDTSFVPEDFEGKPVTEALDELADMAVELVDATFDGESVRTEFAMAGNDYQLRTAPVEDETGEVFAATAVVSEITDIRERERAVREVYEVIADSDRSFDGKVEALLEIGCERLGTDYGSLSEIDGEEYHFQVVQAPPGTIEAGDTVALSATNCERTAATEETLVLSDVADEAPELTEKAGYTEWGIACYLGAPVFDGDGVHGTFCFYDDEPRREPFSEWETTLVDLMSQWVSYELQRGERERELERYESVLETVRNPIYAVDESLRFRLVTEPLAMALGYDREDLTGRPVADVLDGASADAFEAAVADLRSGEAEATVFQGEAVTADGGSYPLEVGVSVPDEAGGFVGSMRDITARRERKRDLKFFYELVSAAGVGVVAIDELGRLEYLNDACAELLGDPPEGAAADIGDVIADGAFAGHESVWEEVGFEGYEAVWDRVGFDETTAIEATADGDGAGAPVELRLTKQAIEGEPYLFGTVVDISERKETAEIRRTLSETAGAMLESGGRAETYQRALEAGRVITGFPAGAVYRFDDDRGALVPETATPELEAVAGDLPTLSGGESVTWQSFVEGRIRVLEDVSGHGLLDGDDHPFHSGLFVPLGEHGVVAFLSREPRTVSEKQRDALEILAANVEGDLDRTLREQALEARERELEERTERLQRLNRVNSVVRSIAAVVVQESDRDGIKQAVPERLVGVEPFSFVWVGDDGPTGPSAEAWAGEPTAFDDPAEEAGDGHPAVRAASTGEVQFARNLVTVPESERAVWQAAALERGYPACCAVPLVYEGTTRGVLTVYADRVGVFDDSMVELLAELGEMIGYALTAAERRAALESERTVELTFDVDGGTAATRLAEHLGCTVELKRVRNEGDTTAVTYLLSDVDEAALSEVEAALPGGTTVATTELDDGTALVEVTFGGEWVGSSFAAEGGRVETASADPDGGELVATVPLGIEVRPIVESVRESYPGVELVAKRERERSPETKTMLRGGVEERLTDKQLDVLETAYLAGFFDQPRQSSGSDVADLLDVSQPTFNQQRRAAERKLVEFLVDER, from the coding sequence ATGAACGGTGACGCGTCGGCAGTGCTCTTCGGCGACGGCGACGCCGCGGGGCTCGGCGGCGCCGACGGCGTCCGGCTTCGGACGGTCGACGACGTCGAGGCTGGCCTCGAGGCGGTCGACGAGGCGCCCCCGGACTGCGTGGTCTGTGTGGCCGGGGTCGTCGAGCCGTTCGGCCTGCTGGGGCGGGTCCGCGAGCGGGTTCCGGGCCTCCCGTTCGTGGTGGTGACGGCCGATCACGATCCGGACCTGGCGGTGCGGGCGAGCCGGTCGGACCGCGTCGAGTACCTCCCCCGAAGCCACGCCGAAAACGGCGAGTTGGCCGAGCGGATCCGGGTGCTGGCCGACGAAACCGGCGTGGTCAGGACCCACAACCGCGCACTCGTGCGACTACAGGAGATACTCGCCGACGAGGAGGCCGACTTCGGGGAGTCGGTCGACCGGCTGCTCGCGCTGGGCTGTGAGTACCTCGGCACCGACATCGCCTTCCTGTCGGCCATCGACCGCGACGACGAGCGGTTCGACATCGAGCACGCCGTCGGCGGTCACGAACTCATCGCGCCCGGCGCGACCGACTCGCTGTCGAACACCTACTGTCGGCGGGCCATCGACGGCGAGGGGCTGCTCGGCGTCGCCGACACGACGGTCGACGAGGGGTGGACCGGCGACCCCGCCTACCAGCGGTACGAACTCGGCTGTTACATCGGCGGCCGCATCGACGTCGACGGCGACCTGTACGGGACGCTGTGCTTCGCCGACGAGGAGCCGCGGGACCGGACCTTTGCCCACCGCGAGGAGGCATTCGTCGAGTTGCTCGTCGAGTGGGTCCAGGAGGAACTCGAGCGGCGCGCCTACGAGAGCGAACTCGGGGCCGCCCGCGAGGACCTCCGGCGGATGCTCGGCCGCATCGGCGAGGGGTTCCTCTCGCTTGACGACGAGTGGCGGGTCACCCACCTCAACGAGCGGGGCGAGGCGTTCCTCGGCCGGAGCGCGGACGAACTGCTCGGCGAGAACCTCTGGGAGGCCTTCCCGGAGGCGACCGACGAGCGGTTCTACGAGGAGTACCACCGCGCCATGGAGACCCAGGAGCCGGTCACCTTCGAGGAGCGCCACGAGCCGCTCGACCAGTGGTTCGAGGTGCGCGCCTACCCCGCCTCGGACGGGCTGTCCGTGTTCTTCCGGGATGTCACCGAGGTGAAAGACAGGAGGCGGAAGCTCCGGCGGAGCCGGGAGCGCTACCGGACGCTCGCGGAGAACCTCCCCAACAGCGCGGTCCTGCTCGTCGACGAGAACCGCCGGTTCCAGCTCGCCCGCGGCGGTGGTCTCGAGGACACCAGCTTCGTCCCCGAGGACTTCGAGGGAAAGCCGGTGACCGAAGCGCTGGACGAACTCGCCGACATGGCCGTCGAACTGGTCGACGCGACGTTCGACGGCGAGTCCGTCCGGACGGAGTTCGCGATGGCCGGCAACGACTACCAGCTCCGGACCGCCCCGGTCGAGGACGAGACCGGCGAGGTGTTCGCCGCGACGGCGGTGGTCTCGGAGATCACCGACATCCGGGAGCGCGAGCGGGCCGTCCGGGAGGTCTACGAGGTCATCGCCGACTCCGACCGGTCGTTCGACGGCAAGGTCGAGGCGCTCCTGGAGATCGGCTGCGAGCGGCTCGGCACCGACTACGGCTCGCTGTCGGAGATCGACGGCGAGGAGTACCACTTCCAGGTGGTGCAGGCGCCGCCCGGGACCATCGAGGCCGGCGACACCGTGGCACTGTCGGCGACCAACTGTGAGCGGACGGCCGCGACCGAGGAGACGCTCGTCCTGTCGGACGTCGCCGACGAGGCCCCGGAACTGACCGAGAAGGCCGGCTACACCGAGTGGGGTATCGCCTGCTATCTCGGCGCGCCCGTCTTCGACGGCGACGGCGTCCACGGGACGTTCTGCTTCTACGACGACGAGCCCCGCCGGGAGCCGTTCTCGGAGTGGGAGACGACGCTCGTCGACCTGATGAGCCAGTGGGTCAGCTACGAACTCCAGCGGGGCGAGCGCGAGCGGGAACTGGAGCGCTACGAGTCGGTACTGGAGACCGTCCGGAACCCCATCTACGCCGTCGACGAGTCGCTCCGGTTCCGGCTGGTGACCGAGCCGCTGGCGATGGCGCTCGGCTACGACCGCGAGGACCTGACCGGCCGACCGGTCGCCGACGTCCTCGACGGGGCGAGCGCCGACGCCTTCGAGGCGGCCGTCGCCGACCTCCGGTCGGGCGAGGCGGAGGCGACCGTCTTCCAGGGCGAGGCCGTCACCGCCGACGGCGGGAGCTACCCCCTCGAGGTGGGCGTCTCGGTTCCCGACGAGGCCGGCGGCTTCGTCGGGTCGATGCGGGACATCACCGCCCGCCGCGAGCGGAAGCGGGACCTGAAGTTCTTCTACGAACTCGTGTCGGCTGCGGGGGTCGGCGTCGTCGCCATCGACGAACTCGGGCGGCTGGAGTACCTCAACGACGCCTGCGCCGAGTTGCTCGGCGACCCCCCCGAGGGCGCGGCCGCCGACATCGGCGACGTCATCGCCGACGGGGCCTTCGCGGGCCACGAGTCCGTCTGGGAGGAGGTCGGCTTCGAGGGCTACGAGGCCGTCTGGGACCGTGTCGGCTTCGACGAGACGACGGCCATCGAGGCGACGGCCGACGGCGACGGCGCCGGCGCGCCCGTCGAGTTGCGCCTCACGAAGCAGGCCATCGAAGGCGAGCCCTACCTGTTCGGCACCGTCGTCGACATCAGCGAGCGGAAGGAGACGGCCGAGATACGCCGGACGCTCAGCGAGACCGCCGGCGCGATGTTGGAGTCCGGCGGCCGGGCCGAGACGTACCAGCGGGCGCTGGAGGCCGGGCGCGTCATCACCGGCTTCCCCGCCGGGGCGGTCTACCGCTTCGACGACGACCGCGGGGCGCTCGTCCCCGAGACGGCGACCCCCGAACTCGAGGCGGTCGCCGGCGACCTGCCGACGCTGTCCGGCGGCGAGAGCGTCACCTGGCAGTCCTTCGTCGAGGGCCGGATACGCGTCCTCGAGGACGTCTCCGGCCACGGACTACTCGACGGCGACGACCACCCGTTCCACAGCGGGCTCTTCGTCCCGCTGGGCGAACACGGCGTGGTCGCGTTCCTCTCCAGGGAGCCCCGGACAGTCTCCGAGAAGCAACGCGACGCCCTCGAGATACTCGCGGCCAACGTCGAGGGCGACCTTGACCGGACGCTCCGGGAGCAGGCGCTCGAAGCGCGGGAGCGCGAACTCGAAGAGCGCACCGAGCGCCTCCAGCGGCTGAACCGCGTCAACAGCGTCGTCCGCTCCATCGCCGCCGTCGTCGTTCAGGAGTCCGACCGCGACGGGATAAAGCAGGCCGTCCCCGAACGGCTCGTCGGCGTCGAACCGTTCTCGTTCGTCTGGGTCGGCGACGACGGCCCGACCGGGCCGTCGGCGGAGGCGTGGGCCGGCGAGCCGACGGCCTTCGACGACCCCGCAGAGGAGGCCGGCGACGGCCACCCGGCCGTCCGGGCCGCCTCGACCGGCGAGGTCCAGTTCGCGCGGAACCTCGTCACCGTCCCGGAGTCCGAGCGGGCGGTCTGGCAGGCGGCCGCGCTCGAACGGGGCTACCCCGCCTGCTGTGCGGTGCCGCTGGTCTACGAGGGGACGACCCGCGGCGTGCTGACCGTCTACGCCGACCGGGTCGGCGTCTTCGACGACTCGATGGTCGAGTTGCTCGCCGAACTGGGCGAGATGATAGGCTACGCGCTGACGGCCGCCGAGCGGCGGGCCGCCCTGGAGTCCGAGCGGACCGTCGAATTGACCTTCGACGTCGACGGGGGGACCGCCGCCACTCGCCTGGCGGAACACCTGGGCTGTACCGTCGAACTGAAGCGGGTCCGCAACGAGGGCGACACGACGGCCGTAACGTACCTCCTGAGCGACGTCGACGAGGCGGCACTCTCCGAGGTCGAGGCGGCGCTGCCGGGCGGGACGACGGTGGCGACGACGGAACTCGACGACGGGACGGCGCTGGTCGAGGTGACGTTCGGCGGCGAGTGGGTCGGCTCGTCGTTCGCCGCCGAGGGCGGCCGCGTCGAGACGGCGAGTGCCGACCCCGACGGCGGCGAACTCGTCGCCACCGTCCCGCTCGGTATCGAGGTCCGGCCAATCGTCGAGTCCGTCCGGGAGTCGTACCCCGGCGTCGAACTCGTCGCAAAGCGGGAGCGCGAGCGGAGTCCGGAGACGAAGACCATGCTCCGGGGCGGCGTCGAGGAGCGACTGACCGACAAGCAACTCGACGTCCTCGAGACGGCCTACCTCGCGGGCTTCTTCGACCAGCCGCGGCAGAGCAGCGGCAGCGACGTCGCCGACCTGCTCGACGTCAGCCAGCCGACGTTCAACCAGCAGCGCCGCGCCGCCGAGCGGAAACTCGTCGAGTTCCTCGTCGACGAGCGCTGA
- a CDS encoding flavin-containing monooxygenase → MPDADTRTGRTEGATDVDAVVVGAGFSGLYMLHRLRERGLDVRVYEKGDGVGGTWYWNRYPGARCDSESHIYCYSFSDEIRAQWEWSERYPEQPEILEYLNFVADELDLRRDIAFEREVESATYDEDAATWTVELADGERVTTRFFITGVGCLSEPFVPDFDGLGDFGGEWYHTARWPDEGVDLAGERVGVVGTGSTGIQFVSETGGTAEHLTVFQRTPNYAVPARNRPLGDDEYEEIRANYEEIWERARDARLGMPFDHDHYTAASLSEAEVRETLEDRWQQGGFRFLHAFEPGHVLSNPELNETISEFIREKIRAKVDDPETAEALVPTDHPYGAKRPPMDYDDYYRTYNRDDVSLVDVSEDGEPIERVTADGVRTTDAAYDLDVLVFATGFDAMTGAILAMDIEGRHGLRLEEKWADGPRTYLGLMTRGFPNLFTITGPQSPSVLTNMPLSIEQHVEWIDDCIAYMDREGYDYIEPTADAEQQWVQNTNTLADSMLFSEADSWYRGENVPGKPPVFTPFPGGLDVYRDICDRVARDDYDGFEVGRTDERAVIEQ, encoded by the coding sequence ATGCCTGACGCGGACACACGGACCGGACGGACCGAGGGGGCGACGGACGTCGACGCCGTCGTCGTCGGCGCCGGGTTCTCGGGGCTGTACATGCTGCACCGCCTCCGCGAACGGGGGCTGGACGTTCGCGTCTACGAGAAGGGCGACGGCGTCGGTGGGACGTGGTACTGGAACCGGTATCCCGGCGCCCGCTGCGACAGCGAGAGCCACATCTACTGTTACTCCTTCTCCGACGAGATCCGAGCGCAGTGGGAGTGGAGCGAGCGCTACCCCGAACAGCCCGAGATCCTCGAGTACCTCAACTTCGTCGCCGACGAGTTGGACCTCCGGCGGGACATCGCCTTCGAGCGCGAGGTCGAATCCGCCACGTACGACGAGGACGCGGCCACGTGGACCGTCGAGCTGGCCGATGGCGAGCGCGTCACGACCCGCTTTTTTATCACCGGTGTCGGCTGTCTCTCCGAGCCGTTCGTTCCCGATTTCGACGGCCTCGGTGACTTCGGCGGCGAGTGGTATCACACCGCCCGCTGGCCGGACGAGGGGGTCGACCTCGCGGGCGAGCGCGTCGGCGTCGTCGGCACCGGCTCGACCGGTATCCAGTTCGTCTCCGAAACCGGCGGGACCGCCGAGCACCTCACCGTCTTCCAGCGGACGCCGAACTACGCCGTCCCGGCGCGCAACCGACCGCTGGGCGACGACGAGTACGAGGAGATCAGGGCGAACTACGAGGAGATCTGGGAGCGGGCCCGCGACGCCCGGCTGGGGATGCCGTTCGACCACGACCACTACACCGCGGCGAGCCTCTCCGAGGCGGAGGTTCGGGAGACGCTCGAGGACCGCTGGCAGCAGGGCGGCTTCCGGTTCCTCCACGCGTTCGAACCCGGCCACGTCCTCTCGAACCCCGAGCTGAACGAGACCATCTCGGAGTTCATCCGCGAGAAGATCCGCGCGAAGGTCGACGACCCCGAAACCGCCGAGGCGCTCGTCCCGACGGACCACCCCTACGGCGCCAAGCGCCCGCCGATGGACTACGACGACTACTACCGGACGTACAACCGCGACGACGTCTCCCTGGTCGACGTCAGCGAGGACGGCGAGCCCATCGAGCGCGTCACGGCCGACGGCGTCCGGACGACCGACGCGGCGTACGACCTCGACGTGCTGGTCTTCGCGACGGGGTTCGACGCGATGACGGGCGCCATCCTGGCGATGGACATCGAGGGCCGACACGGCCTGCGGCTCGAGGAGAAGTGGGCCGACGGCCCCCGGACCTACCTCGGGCTCATGACCCGCGGGTTCCCCAACCTGTTCACCATCACCGGGCCGCAGTCGCCGTCCGTGCTGACGAACATGCCGCTGTCCATCGAGCAGCACGTCGAGTGGATCGACGACTGCATCGCCTACATGGACCGGGAGGGTTACGACTACATCGAGCCGACCGCCGACGCCGAACAGCAGTGGGTGCAGAACACCAACACCCTCGCGGACAGCATGCTGTTCTCGGAGGCCGATTCCTGGTATCGGGGCGAGAACGTCCCCGGCAAGCCGCCGGTGTTCACGCCGTTCCCCGGCGGACTGGACGTCTACCGCGACATCTGCGACCGGGTCGCCCGCGACGACTACGACGGATTCGAAGTCGGGCGAACCGACGAGCGGGCGGTCATCGAGCAGTAG